Genomic segment of Corynebacterium urealyticum DSM 7109:
GTTCGATGGTTCTCAGTCGCTGTCCGGGCGCAAGTTCCGGCAGGGTGGGGGGAATGTACGTTCGAATACCTCCGGGCAGGGGAGGGCCTTCACTCCTAACCTGGTGCAGCAGCGCCGCTTTGCCCACCCAGTTGCAAGTGCTCGCGTTGACCGGCCCGCTACGGCACAGCCTTCCGCGCTTCGCCGCGGAGTGGACATCGCCAGCCGGGTGGCTACCTCTCGCGGCGGGGTCCTGTTGAGCGGGATTGCCCTGGTTCTCAGTCTGGGACTGTCCCCGTTGGTGATGGGCCACGATAGCGAGGAGCCGACTTCTGCCACCGCCGTGGCTGCGTCCGAGGTCGAGTCAGCCGCGGTGGCGGACTAGCAGTCCGCCATTGCGACAGGGCACGCTAGCGCGCTGGACAACGTCGCGCTGCTGGATCACATCGCCGTGGCGCATTTGGAACTCAGCGCCGTGGCGCTTTTTCTGAGCGCTGGGCATAAACTAGTGGCGTGCTGTGCCCAAGTTGTCGCTGTGAAGATTCCCGTGTTGTGGACTCCCGGGTCGTCGAGGGCGGAATCGCTATCCGCCGCCGCCGGGAGTGCCTGCAATGCCTTACCCGGTTCACCACCATGGAACGCTCCGTCCTTCTCGTGACGAAGCGCAATGGGGTGACGGAGGAGTTCAGCCGCGAGAAGGTCATCAAGGGTGTGAAACAAGCCTGCCAGGGACGCGATGTGTCAGACGATGACCTCAAGCTGCTCGCCCACGAGGTTGAGCAGAGCGTCCGGGCGGACTATGGATCCCAGGTCAACGCCCACGATATTGGCCTAGCGATCCTGCCTCCGCTGCGCCGACTCGACGAAGTCGCCTATCTGCGCTTCGCGTCTGTGTATAAGTCCTTCAGTTCTTCTGAGGATTTCGAGGCAGAGATTGCATTGTTGCGCCGGCAGCACCAGGGCAACGCCCCGAGCTCGGGCAGCTAAGAACCCTGCCCATAGCGTTGTCCCCTTCGCTCGCGCCGGCCGTCCGGGCGTGGGCTAGCGGATCTGGCCAGCGGCCTTGCGAACCCGCTGCAGGGACGCGCTGCGGGCAGTGCCCAAGTGTTGGGCAAAAAGAGCCACCATGAGCTCCTCGATTAGCCAACGCAGATCCTTGACCTGGGGTGAGGCCTGTCGGGCGCTGGGCAGTCGCTCCACCGTCTGCTGATAAATCTTCATCGCTTCCGCCAGCTCCTCCGCCAGCTCCGCTTCGCGATCAGGATCTCGCTCCAACAGTGTCAGCCTCTCCTTCATTGCCTCGACATACCGAGGGACGTGCCGAAGGCGCTGGATGCCCCACGTCACCAGGCTATGGTCCGCAGCGTACAACTGCACTTGCTTCTTCATCTCCGCAATCGCAGGGCCATCCCAGTTCTCGAGCTCTGTAGAGATGTCCTGGATCGCCAGTGCTGCAGGGGCAAACGCCACAAGGATCTGTCGCACCAACCCGGGCGCCTGCTGACGCGCCGTCTGGCAGGCCCGTTCACACTCGTCAGGGGTTCTAATCACTGGGCCGATCTTCTCCAAAAGCTGGCGGCACGCCGCGGTACGCGCGTCGTCAACCAACGCTTCAACGCCGCCGTTCGGATAGTTTTCCAGCGCCACACGCTGGCGCAACGGCAGTCCCTTGAGCATCTGACCAGTGGACAGCGGAGTGGCCTCGGCCATCAGCCCCAACACCGTAGAGAACTGCTGTGCCTTTGCAGCCTGCTCGGTGGGGAAAGCCTTGAGCTCGAAACGCGCGCTCCGGTGGCCTGTCTTGCCAGCCGAGAAGCTGACAACCAGCGCGGGGAAAGCGTTCACGGCCTGGCCATCGACGACCGTTTCGATGGACTCGGGAATATCGCCGATGCTGTCGGCAGACCACTCGTCAGCGTGCTGCAGCACGCCGCCCACACCGGCCCCGCCCTGAGCCTTCTTCTGCTTTCCGCCAGCACCACGGCCCTTGTTGCCCGCTGCGCCCCTCTGGTGCACCTTGGCATCCAGCGGGCTGGCAGCCGTGGAGCCCTGGCCACCACGCAGAGAACGAGCACTTGCCGCCGCAATTGCCTGGCGGACATCGCCGGCCAGCTCTCGCTGGAGAGCCACGATGTCCCGGCCGGTGCGTACCACATTGCCGCGGCGGTCAATAACCGCAAAGTTCATGCGCAGGTGGTCGGGTACCTTGGCCCAGACAAAGTCGGTGGAATTGATGCCCCGACCGCCCAACGAGCGCAGCGCATCGGCCAGCGACTCATCGATCGCCCCATCGTAAGGAGTGATGAGCTCCAACGCCCGTGCTGCGAAATCCGTCGCCGGTACCACCGACTTACGGATCGCCTTGGGCAGTGAACGGATGAGCGCCACCGCTAGCTCTTGACGCATGCCCGGAACCAACCACTGCGTGATTTCCGGGTCAATGTTTGCCAGCAGGGGGAGTGGAACCTGCATGGTGATGCCGTCGCGCGGGTCGGTGGGGTCGAAGACATACTCCAGGTCGAACTCCAGGCTGCCCTGCCTCCAGGTGTCCGGAAACTCGTTGGCCTGCGCAGCTCCTTCATGCGAATCAATGAGCGCGTCAAGCGAAAAATCCAGCAGATCCGGCTTCTTGTGCCGAGCCTTCTTCCACCAGGAATCAAAGTGCCGGCTGGAGATGATATCTGCGGGCAGGCGGGCGTCGTAAAAAGAAAACAAGGCATCGTCGTCGATCACGATGTCTCGGCGACGGGCCTTATCCTCCAGCTTCTCGGCCTGCTCCAGCAGCTCCTGATTGTGGCGGTAGAACTTGTGGCGCGTCTCCCAATCGCCTTCGACCAGTGCCTTGCGGATGAACATATCCCGCGCCAGCTCTGGGTCAATCCGGCCCAGATTGACGCGGCGTTCCGTGACGATGGGGAGACCAAGCAACAGGGCCTTCTCGTAGACCAACGCCGCACCCCGCTTCGAGGACCAGTGTGGTTCCGAGTGGGTGTACTTCACCATGTGCGGTGCGATTGATTCCACCCACTCCGGGCGGATTGGGCCCACTGTGCGGGCGAAGATTCGGGACGTCTCCACCAGTTCCGCGGCCATGATCCACTGTGGTGGCTTTTTCGCCACATGGGAGCTCGGGTGCACCACAAAGTGGGAGTTGCGGGGGCCCGTGAATTGGCGGCTTTCGCCCTCCCGCATACCGATGTGGCTGATCAACCCGGACAGCAGGGCGCGGTGGACATCATCCTCGGCGATTGGCTCGCCGTCGAAGGTCAGCTGCCGGACATGCTGAATATTCGGCACGGACCAGCGCAGTTCCTTGGCGATATTGAGCAGTTGGCGAACCAGGTCAGCCCACTCCAGGACGCGCAGATAGTGGATGAACTCCCGCTGGCAGAGCTTGCGGAACTGGTTGCCGCTGAGCTCGGCGCGCTGCTGTTGCAGGTAGCTCCACAGCTTCAGCGTGGAGATGAAGTCCGAGTTCGCCTTGAAACGCGCGTGGAGCTCATCGGCCTGTTGCTGCTTCTCCAAGGGCCGTTCCCGGACGTCCTGGATGGATAGTGCAGCGACGATGACGGTGACCTGGTCCAGGATGTTCAAGCGGTGGGCGGCTACCATCATGCGCGCCAAGCGGGGGTCGGTTGGGATGCGGGACATGTCGTGGCCCACATCCGTCAACGCATGTCGGTCGCCGCCGGCGATGGCGCCCAGCTCACTAAGCAGTGCCACGCCATCGCGCACCGCGCGGGAGTCTGGGGCCTGCAGGAAGGGGAACTTCTGGATGTCTCCGAGTCCCAGCGCGAGCATAGCCAGGATCACGCTGGCAAGGTGGGTGCGCAGAATTTCGGGATCGGTGAACTCCGGTCGGGCCTCGAAATTTTCTTCCGAATACAGCCGGATCGCAATACCGTCGGCGACACGGCCGCAACGGCCCGAACGCTGCTTCGCGGAGGCCTGGCTGATCTCCTCCACCGGCAGGCGCTGCACCTTCGTGCGGTTGGAGTAGCGGGAGATGCGCGCATAGCCGGTATCCACGACGAAGCGGATGCCCGGCACTGTCAGGGAAGTCTCGGCAATATTCGTGGCGAGCACGATTCGGCGGCGTTGGCCAGGGTTGAACACGCGGTGCTGTTCGGCGTTCGACAGTCGCCCGAACAGGGGAAGGATATCCACGCGCGCCCCGCGCCGGTCGCGGTTCAAATGCTTATCCAGCGCCTCGGCGGCGTCCCGGATCTCGCGCTCCCCGGAGAAGAAACACAGAATGTCGCCGCTACCGAAGCTCCATAGCTCGTCGACGGCCTCGATCAGCCCGTCCAGCGGATCCATGACATGGGTTGTGATCTCCCCGCTGTCCGGGTCGGTATAGCTTCGCTCCAGCGGGCGGTACAGCACCCCAACCGGGTAAGTGCGGCCCGATACCTCGACGATCGGTGCGGGCGTGCCGTCGGCGCTGGCGAAGTGCTCCGCGAAGCTTTCCGGGTCAATCGTTGCGGAGGTGATGATCAGCTTGAGATCCGGGCGCTTTGGCAGCAGATTCTTCAGATACCCCAGCAGGAAGTCGATGTTCAGGCTGCGCTCGTGAGCCTCATCGATGATGATCGTGTCGTACTCGCGGAGTAGCCGGTCGCGCTGAATCTCGTTGAGCAGCACACCGTCGGTCATGAGCTTGACTGCGGTGTTCTCGCTAGTCTTATCGTCGAAGCGGATCTTGTAACCGACCAGGGAATCCGGCTTATCCGTGCTTGAGCCGAGCTCCTCTGCGATTCGGTCTGCCACGCTGCGGGCCGCGATGCGCCGGGGCTGGGTATGCCCGATGCGCTGTCGCTTGCCGCGGCCAAGGTTCAGGCACATCTTCGGGATCTGCGTGGTTTTACCGGAACCAGTCTCACCGGCGATGATGACAACTTGGTTTTCAGCGATAGCCTTTTCGATATCCGACTGGCGTTCCGAGACGGGCAGTTCGGTGGGGAAGTGGATCCGGGGGAAGACTCGGTCCTTCTTTGGCAGAGTGACCGGGGCTGTGCGTTCCCGGCGCTGTTGGCCGTTGCGTCCCCGACGGCGTTGCTTGCCCCCGCGGCTGCGGTGGCGTCCGTTGCTGGCACGCCGCGAAGGCTGCTGCGGTGAATTTTGAGTGCTCTTATCGCTATTTTCCCTGCTCATTAGGGCTCCAGCTTAACAATACTGTGACTGTCAGCTGTAGCCGGGAGCCATTCATAGCTTTTGGCTAAAACCACCCGGCCAGCTCGCGTAGGATAAAGCATCAGCATTGTTGAAACATTGATAGGTAGCTGTGACCCACAAAGAGTATCGGCCGACCATTGCGCAGGTCCGGACCTTCGCGACGATCGCGGAACACGGCCACTTCGGCACCGCCGCGGCGCACCTGGGCATTTCCCAGCCCTCGCTCTCGCAGGCACTCGCGACCCTCGAGCAGGGGCTCGGAGTGCAGCTGATCGAGCGCTCCACCCGAAAAGTCATCGTGACGCCGATGGGGCGGTCGCTGTTGCCTTTTGCCCACGCCACCCTGGAGAGCGTGGACGCGCTCGTCGATCATGCCAACTCTGTGAAAGGCGGGCTGGGGAGCGCACTGGTGGTGGGGATGATTCCGACGATCGCGCCATTCCTTCTTCCGGATTTCTTGCGCGCCCTCGACGAGCCACAGGCTGGGGATACTCCCCGCATCGTGGAGGAGAAGACCCACCACCTGGTCGATGCCCTCCGGCAAGGGCGTATCGACGTCGCAGTCCTGGGCCTTCCCTTTGAGGACGCCGGGCTGACCACGATTCCCCTCTACGACGAGGAGTTCGTGGTGGTCGTCCCGGAAGGCCACCCGATGGCCGGACGCCGTGATCTGCGGGTCACCGACCTCGAAAAGCTTGACCTTCTGCTCCTCGATGAGGGGCACTGCTTGCGGGACCAGGTGATGGACCTGTGCCGCAGGGTGAATATGAGCCATGATCCCCGGCTGGCGGTGACCCGGGCAACGAGTCTGTCCACCGTGGTGCATCTCGTGGCCGCCGGGCAGGGTGCGACTCTCGTCCCGCTGAGCGCGGTGCCCAGTGAGTGCCAGCGCCCGGGCATCGGCCTGGCGACCTTTGACCCCGAGGAGAAGGCGGCGGGTCGCACCGTGGGGATTGCCTACCGCTCCAGCAGCGTGCGCACCGAGGATTACGAAGAGCTTGGGCGGGTCCTCTCCGAGGCGTATGAGGTGGTACAGAAGACTGCTCGAGCGGAGCTGGCCGCTAGCCTTGGTGAATAATCAGGCTCGCTAGCCGTACCTCGCCGGCCTCGTCTGTAGCGGCCAGGTCCACCATGCCTTCGAAGGCCCATCCGTGGTCCTTTTCCGGGTCGTCCAGAATCTGGCGCACGCGCCACTGGCCCGGCGCCCCCTCCGGAGCCTCGTCGATGAGCACCATCGAGTTGGAACGGGCGTCGGCGTCGACCCCCAGGTCCGCATACTCCTCGAAGTAGTCGTCCATGGCGGCCGGCCAATCGGGTGTTTCCTCCAAGTAGGAGTCCAGTTCTGCCAGCTGATCCTCTTTCTCGAAGGCGAAGAGTTCGACGTGGCGGAACATGTGGTTGCGCACCATGCGCCGCAGTGCTCGCTTGTTGGCCGAGAGAGCGGAACTATCGGTGACCCCGAAGGCGTGTTCCGTGACCTGCTCCTCAGTGAGCGGGGCATCAGGGTCGGAGAGGGTGGCCCACTCGTCCAATAGGGAGGAGTCCACCTGGCGGATGAGCTCGCCTAGCCACTCGATGATGTCCTCGAGCTCCTCCGTGCGGTAGCTCTGTGGCACCGAATGATCCAGGGTGCGCCACGCGTCGGTGAGGTAGCGCAGCACCACGCCCTCGGAACGCCCCAGCTGGTAGGTCGCGATGAGGTCCGAGAAAGTCATGCCCTTTTCGATCATGTCCCGCAGAACTGACTTCGGGGAGATGTCGAAGTCCTTCGCCCAAGGGTTGGATTCGCAGAAGATCTCGAAGGCATTGTCGAGGGAATCGGCCAGCGGCTGCGGATAGGTGACGTCCTCGAGGATGTTCATCCGCTCGGTGTAGTCCACGCCTTCCGCCTTGAGCGCGGCGAGCTCCTCATCGCGGGCCGCGCGCTGCTGGCCGCTGAGAACCTGGCGGGGATCGTCGAGGACCGCCTCGAAGGTGGAAATCACGTCCAGGGTGAATTCTGGGGACTCCGGGTCGAGCAGGTCCAGGGCAGCCAGCGCGAACGGGGCTAGAGGTTGGTTGAGTGCGAAGTCGCGCTGCAATTCCTGGGTCAGGCGGGCGTCCTTACCGGATGGCGTGTCCGCATCGAATTCCTCGACCACCTCAGAACGGAGAAGGCCACGGTAGAGCTCAATCGTGGTGCGGATATGCGCGTTCTGCTTCGCGCGTGTTTCGTGGCTGCTGCGGAGCAACCGCTTCAGGGCAGCGAAGGTCCATTCATCGCGGGCGATGATGTTCAGCAGCATCGAGTTGCTCATCGTGAACTGGCTGACCAGCTCCTCTGGCTCCGCGGTGAGCAGGCGTTCGTACGTGCTCTCGGACCAGGTGGTTCGGCCCTGTGGTGCGGATTTCTTGCGCAGCCGCTTGAGTTTCTTCGGGTCCGTTCCGGCCCGCTGGCGGAGCCGGAAGTTCTCGATCTCGTGTTCCGGTGCCTGGACGACGACGGTGCCTTCCGTGTCGTAGCCCGCGCGTCCCGCCCGTCCGGCAATCTGGTGGAACTCCCGCGACTTCAGGATGCGGTGGCGTTCGCCGTCGAACTTGGCTAGCTCCGTCATGAGTACCGAGCGGATCGGGACGTTGATTCCCACGCCCAGGGTGTCGGTGCCACAAATGACGGTCAGTAGGCCCTGCTGGGCAAGCTGCTCCACCAGGCGCCGGTATTTCGGCAGCAGGCCGGCGTGGTGGACACCAATCCCGCGGCGCAGCAGCTTGGACAGGGTTTTGCCGAAGTTAGTGGTGAACTTGAAATTTCCGATGGCTTCCGCGATCGCCTTCTTCTTCTCCTCGCCGACCAAGCTCAGGCTCGTCAGGGCCTGAGCGCGCTCAATGGCCTCGCGCTGGGTGAAGTGCACGACGTAGACCGGGGCTTTGCCGTCCTTGACCAGCTCTTCGATGGTCTCGTGCACCGGGGTGTAGACGTAGTCGAAGCTCAGCGGCACCGGTCGCACCGAGCCTGCGACGTGGGTGCAGGGCCTGCCGGTGCGGTCGGTCAGGTCATTCTCAAGCCACGTGGTGTCGCCCAGGGTGGCGCTCATCAGCAGGAACTGGGCGTGGGGCAGTTCTAGGAGGGGGACCTGCCAAGCCCAGCCGCGGTCGGGTTCGGAGTAGTAGTGGAACTCGTCCATGACCACTTGGTCGACCTGTGCATTCTTGCCGTCGCGAAGGGCGATATTGGCGAGGATCTCGGCGGTGGCACAGATGATGGGGGCGCCGCCGTTGACGGTGGCATCACCGGTCATCATGCCGACGTTTTCTGGACCGAAGGTCGCGCACAGGTCGAAGAACTTTTCGCTGACCAGCGCCTTGATTGGGGCAGTGTAGAAACTGCGCTGCCCGCGTGCCAGTGCCACGAAGTGGGCAGCCAAAGCCACCATGGACTTTCCGGAGCCCGTGGGGGTCGCCAGGATGACGTGATCCTGGGCGACCAGCGCTGTGGCGGCCTCCTTCTGCGCCTCGTAGAGGCTGATCCCACGATCTTCCGTCCACCGCAGGAACGACGCCAAGACGGCGTCGTCGACGAGTCCTTCAGGGACCTCGTCGAGGTCGGGGAGTAGGTCGGCCAGCTGGGCAGCGATTCCCACTACTGTGTGTCTCCTTCACCGTCGTCGTGTGGGTCGTTGCTATCGCCGGGCTTCTTCGGATCCTCCCCATCTGCCTCGGAATCGGTATCCGCCGCGTCATTCATCCGGGCTAGGAATGCCTCGAACTCGGCGCCCAGCTCCTCGCCAGTGGGGATGTCCTGTCCTGGTTCGAGCAACGAACTCTTCTTCTTTTGAAGCCTACGGACTTCCTTGTCGTACTGCTGCTCGAGGGCACCAACGACGGTGGCGATCTCGTGGGAGTCCTGCGTCTGCTGTGCGAGCTGCTGCTGCACCCGGGACATATCCTTCTCGAGCGTCTTCAACGGAAGCTCGCGGTCGGCAAGGTCTGCGAAGGCCTTCAGCAGCGCGTAGCTTGCCTCCGGGTACTCCGAACCGGCGATGTAGTGAGGCACATGGGCGGTAAGCCCAATGGCGTCGAATCCTGCGGCGGACAGCTGCATTTCGGTCTCGAGCGCTGCAGCCCCGGGGACCACCAGCCGTGCGTCCCACGTGTGGTAGTCCCGCACCAGCGACGGTTCCGAGGCATGCGCGGAAACCACCAGCGGGCGGGTGTGCGGCACCGTCATCGGGGCAGAGTAGAAAGAAATCGCTCGGGAGACGTTTGCTCTCTGCGCCAACTCCACGATCGCGTGCCCAAAAGCCTCCCACTTCAGATCCGGCTCAGGGCCGGCGACCAGCAGGAAGGGCCGGTCGTTGACATCCTTGACGATGCGTACGTCCAGGCTGAGCTTGTCGGACTTAGTGATCCGGTTCTCGTCGATCGTGATGCTGGGGCGCCGTGCGCGGTAATCCAGCAGATCATCGAGGTTGAAGCTAGCGACAACCGAGCTTTCCAGTGCCTCCAGGAGATGATTTCCACTGACTGCGATGGCCTGGCCCGCATCGGCATAGCCCTGGAGAGCGATGAGCATCGGAATACCTTCGTCCGGAGAATCCGCCTCTAGCGGGACGGGGTATTCCATTTCGTACATGGCGTTCCGGGGACGGCGACCAAAAGAATTATCCTGAGGCATCGTCTTCGCGCTCCCTTCCTTAACAACGACAGCGGGCCAGCAGGGCCGGGGCCAGGGTTTCAACCGAGTCCAGGTCAGCGAAAACACGTGGCGGGCACCGACGTGGGGAAGTTATCCACAGTCCCTGCGTGTCCACAGGGTCCTGGCTGTTCTCCTCCGCCGACCAACGCTACTGCGTCGGGGCTGGCCGAGTGATCGAGCACACTTTACTCATGAGATCACATCATTCACGTCATTCTAACCACAACGACCACCGGAATATTCCCCACGAGACCAGCGCCGCGCAGGCCCAGTCATCCGGCAGTAGGCTACGGGGCGCCCGAGAACACAGCGCAGCTCCAACCGGGCAACCCAGCATCTCCTTGGGAGCCGACCCCGGGGCTCTTTTGGCGGGTCTGCCGGCCATGCTCGGCTTCACACCGCACGACTCCCTGGTGCTCATCGGCCTCCAGCCGGCCAGCAAGGACAGGTCGCCTCGGGATAGCAGCCCGGGCACCCGGGCCGCCATACACCGCACCGTCACCTTTCAGGTAGGCCCCGTCGTGAGAGCAGACTTGGGCGGAGATAGCACCGGGGAGGCCATCGAGACCTTCTGTGCCGCCCTGGGCGCGCCCATCTTGGACACCGTGCCGACGGACCAATGCCCGCAAGCGATCATCCTCGTTATCGGCGACACCCCGGCCCGTGGCGTCGACGTGTTCACGGACACACGAACTCAACTCGCTCTGGCAGGAATCCCGGTGTACACCAGCCACTGGGCCCAGGAGATCGCAGATCATCAAAAGTGGGCGACATACGACCTCCACACACAACTATGGGTGGATGAGGGCACCATCCCGGTACAGAGTGCCAACCCAGTAGTTCTCCACGCGGGGGTGACCAACGCCCTGAACTTCGCAGCCCGCGAGGACATGGAATGCTGGCTGGACGAACAGGACCCACCCTTGGCAGGACATCTGAACCCGCAGTGCCTGGACGCCGCCCTCAACCAGTTGTTGGCAAAAACAGAAGAGATACTCGATGGACTCACCACGGTGGAGGACGCAATGGCGGACCAGCAGCTCCTCGGCGTGATCGCTGGGCTCTGTGCAGACCCGCGCAGTCAGGCCTTTGTTATCACCGCATCAATCGGCATGCCCTCGCCCGTAATCCGGTCACTTCTCGCGGCCACCGCTCGCCACTGTGTCGGCGACGTGAGAAGCAACGTGCTCTACGTGCTTACACAGGTACTCGTCGGGAATGGGGAAGGGGTAGTCGCGTTCCACACCGCGCGCCGGGCAGTCTGCGAAGCGACCAGCGCTAGGGGATGGAAGGATAATCAGGTGCTCGTCATAGCCCTGAAAACCGGCCTCGCGCTCCAAATCGTCAAGGATAAGGTCGCAATCGCCACAGAGGTCCTGAACGGGAAGAACCCCCACGAAGACATCTCGGGCGACACGAGGAAAATATTCACGCGGGTACTCGACTGGGATGCGGTAGGGCACCTTCGCCTCCTCGACAGCGAGGGGCGCGAGCTTGAGAACCCCTAAGGACGGGGAGCGGAGTGGGCCGCGTCACCCAGCGCGGAAGTAAACCGCCAAGCGTCCGACACCACCGTCGTCAGGTCCGAGAGTTTCGGCTCCCAACCCAGTTCAGCGATGGCCTTCGCACTCGAGGCGATGAGCACTGCAGGGTCACCGGCGCGCCGAGGAGCCTCGATTGCAGGGATCTCTGCTCCGGTGACCTCCCGGCAGGTGTCGATGACCTCCCGGACGCTGAACCCATCACCGCTACCGAGATTGAAGATCCGGTGCTCGCCGGCCACGTTGGAGGTTGCGGCCAGCACGTGGGCGTCCGCGAGGTCCTTGATATGGATGTAGTCGCGCACCGCGGTGCCGTCCTTGGTAGGCCAATCGGAGCCGAAGATACTGATCGACTCACGGTGCCCCAGAGCGACCTGCAGGACGATGGGGATCAGGTGGGTCTCCACCTCGCGGTTTTCACCGAACTGCTGATAGGCACCCGCGACGTTGAAGTAGCGCAGGCTCGTTGCCGCCAGATCGTAGGCCTTGGCGTAGGAGGTGAGCATGTAGTCGATCGTCAGCTTCGAGGCACCGTAGGGGTTCGTCGGGGCCGTGGGCATATCCTCCGTGATCGGCACCTGTTCCGGTTCGCCGTAGCAGGCGGCGGTGGAGGAGAAGACGATGTTCTTCACACCCGCTTCGCGCATCGCGTCCAGCAGTGTGAGGGTCGTGACGACATTGTGGTGCCAGTAGGCATCCGGCTGCTCCACGGATTCGCCCACGAGCGATCGAGCAGCAAAGTGAAACACGGCGGCGAAATCGCCATCCGCCAAAACCTCGCTGGCCACATCGGCAATGTCTCCTTCCACAAAGTTCGCCTTGGGGTGGATCGCGGACCGATTGCCGGTGCTCAGATTATCCACGACGGTGACGTGGAACCCATTTTCGATGAGGACAGCGGTGCACACGCTGCCCACGTAGCCCGCGCCACCGGTGACGAGGACGTTGCTGCCAGGTTCAATTGCGTTGTGTTCAGTCACTGTGGGGGCTTTCTTCAATAGAAGGAACGCGAGGTGTGAGGGGCCGCCGGACCCCAAAAATGGTTAAACGTCTGAGACGCTGCGGACGCGGACAGCGTGCGCCAACTCGCTGGGGATGGCGACCTCGGCAGAGCCGATACGCAGAATAAGGTGATCCTCAGCCGGAATCACAGTGACCGTGACACCCGGGAGAATGCCAGCCTTGCGCAGCCGCTTCATCAACGAGCCCTCGACCTGGACAATCTCGTTGAAGCTGGCGACCACGGCCTCATGCTCCTCACCGGCGGCAAGGTCGGCGGCACGAACCGAATTCGGATCCTCCGCCACCGCCGTCTGGGAAAAATCCGTGCTGTCCGCTGCCTGCTCGGTGAGGAAATTCAGCCCCGGGATAGGGTTGCCGAAGGGGGAGGTGTCGTGCTCATCGAGAACCTCGACCAGGCGCTGTTCGACCTCGTCACTCATGACGTGCTCCCACCGGCAGGCTTCGTCGTGGACCTTGTCCCACGGCAGCCCGATGACGTCGGTCAACAGACGCTCCGCGAGGCGGTGCTTGCGCATGACAGCGGTCGCGAGTGCCCGGCCCTCAGCGGAGAGCTTCAGGGAGCGGTCCTTCTCAACAGAGAGCAGACCATCGCGCTCCATGCGGGCCACCGTCTGGCTTACCGTCGGGCCGGACTGCTCAAGCCGTTCGGCGATCCGGGCGCGCAGCGGCGGGATGCCCTCTTCCTCGAGCTCGTAAATCGTCCGGAGGTACATCTCCGTTGTGTCTACTAGATCGCGCACCCTACTGGCCCTTTCTCACCTTTCGAGCTGATGGAAGCCTCGA
This window contains:
- a CDS encoding metal-dependent transcriptional regulator, whose translation is MRDLVDTTEMYLRTIYELEEEGIPPLRARIAERLEQSGPTVSQTVARMERDGLLSVEKDRSLKLSAEGRALATAVMRKHRLAERLLTDVIGLPWDKVHDEACRWEHVMSDEVEQRLVEVLDEHDTSPFGNPIPGLNFLTEQAADSTDFSQTAVAEDPNSVRAADLAAGEEHEAVVASFNEIVQVEGSLMKRLRKAGILPGVTVTVIPAEDHLILRIGSAEVAIPSELAHAVRVRSVSDV
- a CDS encoding DUF4192 domain-containing protein, giving the protein MRSHHSRHSNHNDHRNIPHETSAAQAQSSGSRLRGAREHSAAPTGQPSISLGADPGALLAGLPAMLGFTPHDSLVLIGLQPASKDRSPRDSSPGTRAAIHRTVTFQVGPVVRADLGGDSTGEAIETFCAALGAPILDTVPTDQCPQAIILVIGDTPARGVDVFTDTRTQLALAGIPVYTSHWAQEIADHQKWATYDLHTQLWVDEGTIPVQSANPVVLHAGVTNALNFAAREDMECWLDEQDPPLAGHLNPQCLDAALNQLLAKTEEILDGLTTVEDAMADQQLLGVIAGLCADPRSQAFVITASIGMPSPVIRSLLAATARHCVGDVRSNVLYVLTQVLVGNGEGVVAFHTARRAVCEATSARGWKDNQVLVIALKTGLALQIVKDKVAIATEVLNGKNPHEDISGDTRKIFTRVLDWDAVGHLRLLDSEGRELENP
- a CDS encoding PAC2 family protein, which encodes MPQDNSFGRRPRNAMYEMEYPVPLEADSPDEGIPMLIALQGYADAGQAIAVSGNHLLEALESSVVASFNLDDLLDYRARRPSITIDENRITKSDKLSLDVRIVKDVNDRPFLLVAGPEPDLKWEAFGHAIVELAQRANVSRAISFYSAPMTVPHTRPLVVSAHASEPSLVRDYHTWDARLVVPGAAALETEMQLSAAGFDAIGLTAHVPHYIAGSEYPEASYALLKAFADLADRELPLKTLEKDMSRVQQQLAQQTQDSHEIATVVGALEQQYDKEVRRLQKKKSSLLEPGQDIPTGEELGAEFEAFLARMNDAADTDSEADGEDPKKPGDSNDPHDDGEGDTQ
- the galE gene encoding UDP-glucose 4-epimerase GalE, which produces MTEHNAIEPGSNVLVTGGAGYVGSVCTAVLIENGFHVTVVDNLSTGNRSAIHPKANFVEGDIADVASEVLADGDFAAVFHFAARSLVGESVEQPDAYWHHNVVTTLTLLDAMREAGVKNIVFSSTAACYGEPEQVPITEDMPTAPTNPYGASKLTIDYMLTSYAKAYDLAATSLRYFNVAGAYQQFGENREVETHLIPIVLQVALGHRESISIFGSDWPTKDGTAVRDYIHIKDLADAHVLAATSNVAGEHRIFNLGSGDGFSVREVIDTCREVTGAEIPAIEAPRRAGDPAVLIASSAKAIAELGWEPKLSDLTTVVSDAWRFTSALGDAAHSAPRP